A window of Rhododendron vialii isolate Sample 1 chromosome 11a, ASM3025357v1 contains these coding sequences:
- the LOC131307402 gene encoding C2 and GRAM domain-containing protein At5g50170 isoform X1: MRLYVYVLEARDLASKHTYVKLRIGKFKSKTRVLKDTLNPAWNEEFAFRVHDMEDELVVSVCHHEDDSGFFNVSADFMGRVRVPVRSIAAEENHNLPPTWFSLEKPKASKLVNKDCGKILLALSLHGRGQDICADHLSHEHSRTRNRDSKEWKSPHVMYQDILSYTGPSRKILSGKMKDIAGHLEKLFHRNDVNPRSDDSSEQSSSLSDYEDCTEESQSCCTFEEAMEKMQSISNDIEMPKNLQGSILLDQTYAVPSKDLNTYLFAPNSQFRRDLVDVQGTADFHEGPWMWKSEDRDVASLTRVVSYIKAPTKLFKATKATEEQSYIKADGSEFAVDVNVSTPDVPYGNAFKIQILYSIIPGPRQSSGEESSCLVVSWGINFIQNTMMRGMIEGGARQGLKENFDQFASLLAQNVKTLDSTNVLDKDHMLETLKMEHQSDWELATAYFWNFSVVSASLVTLYVFVHILLCRPGEPQGLEFYDLDLPDSFGELMTCGILVVLLERVYNRVSHFVQARFQKVNDNGIKAQGEGWVLTVALIEGTNLALLDPTGFPDPYVVFTCNGRTRTSSVKLQTLDPQWNEILEFDAAEEPPSVIDVEVYDFDGPFDQAASLGHAEINFLKHTSTELADIWVPLEGKRAQSSQSKLHLRIFLDNDNGVETIKDYLTKMEKEVGKKLNLRSPHRNSTFQKHFGLPPEEFLISDFSCSLKRKMPLQGRLFLSARIVGFYANLFGHKTKIFFLWEDIDDIQVLPPSLSSVGSPQLLVVLRKGRGLDARQGAKSQDEEGRLRFYFISFVSFNVASRTIMALWRTRTLTPDQKAQIAEEQQEEDGKSVLLEDNGSCLVIEDANMSRVYSVELAVDMKSLMEMFEGADLEYKVMGKCGCLSYVSTAWELVKPDVFERRICYKFNRQFSIFGGEVTCTQQKIPLPNGKRWIVNEVMALHDIPFSDHFRVYFRYQLESSVLAARNSCKCDIYVGVMWLKSSKFEQRITRNIIEKFTHRLKHVLELVEREILLANGSI, from the exons ATGAGGCTGTACGTGTACGTGCTGGAGGCCAGAGATTTGGCTTCAAAGCACACGTACGTGAAGCTTCGGATTGGGAAATTCAAGTCCaagactagggttttgaaggACACCTTAAACCCTGCTTGGAATGAGGAGTTTGCTTTTAGGGTACATGACATGGAAGATGAGCTTGTGGTCTCTGTGTGTCACCATGAAGATGACTCTGGCTTCTTCAATGTGTCAGCAGATTTTATGGGTCGGGTTCGAGTTCCGGTTCGGTCCATTGCTGCTGAGGAAAATCACAACTTGCCCCCAACTTGGTTTTCTCTTGAAAAGCCCAAGGCTTCAAAATTGGTAAACAAAGATTGTG GGAAAATTCTTCTTGCTCTTTCTCTGCATGGAAGAGGCCAAGATATATGCGCTGACCACCTTTCACATGAACATTCACGTACTAGGAATAGGGATTCTAAAGAATGGAAAAGTCCCCATGTCATGTATCAGGATATTCTTAGCTACACAGGTCCATCTCGGAAGATCCTTTcgggaaaaatgaaagatattgCAGGCCATTTGGAGAAGCTTTTTCATCGAAATGACGTTAACCCTAGAAGTGACGATTCTTCAGAGCAGTCCAGTTCACTTTCTGATTATGAGGATTGCACCGAAGAATCCCAATCTTGCTGTACCTTTGAAGAAGCTATGGAAAAGATGCAGTCAATAAGTAATGACATTGAAATGCCTAAAAATTTGCAAGGGAGCATTCTTCTTGATCAGACATATGCAGTGCCTTCTAAAGATCTCAATACATACCTTTTCGCTCCCAATTCACAGTTCAGGAGAGATCTGGTGGACGTGCAAGGAACAGCTGATTTCCATGAGGGGCCCTGGATGTGGAAATCAGAAGACAGAGACGTGGCATCTTTAACGCGGGTTGTTAGCTATATAAAAGCGCCAACAAAGTTATTTAAGGCTACTAAGGCCACTGAGGAACAATCCTATATCAAGGCAGATGGAAGCGAATTTGCTGTTGATGTAAACGTGAGCACACCCGATGTTCCATACGGTAATGCATTCAAGATTCAAATTCTTTATAGTATAATTCCTGGTCCACGGCAATCTTCCGGAGAAGAATCCTCCTGTCTTGTAGTATCTTGGGGAATTAACTTCATTCAGAATACTATGATGAGGGGCATGATTGAAGGAGGAGCTCGACAAGGACTAAAGGAGAATTTCGATCAGTTTGCCAGCTTGCTGGCTCAGAATGTTAAAACACTCGATTCGACAAATGTGTTAGACAAGGATCATAtgttggaaactttgaaaatggAGCACCAGTCAGATTGGGAGCTGGCAACTGCTTATTTTTGGAATTTCTCTGTGGTTTCAGCTTCTCTTGTGACTTTGTATGTATTTGTGCATATTCTACTTTGTAGACCGGGGGAGCCACAAGGATTGGAATTTTATGATCTTGATTTGCCAGACAGTTTTGGAGAGCTCATGACTTGTGGTATTTTGGTCGTTTTACTAGAGCGTGTTTATAACAGGGTATCACATTTTGTACAAGCTAGGTTCCAAAAAG TAAATGATAATGGAATCAAAGCTCAAGGTGAAGGATGGGTGCTCACTGTAGCTTTGATTGAGGGGACAAACTTAGCGTTGTTGGATCCAACGGGGTTCCCGGATCCCTATGTGGTGTTCACCTGCAATGGTAGAACGAGAACAAGCTCTGTTAAGCTTCAAACTCTTGATCCTCAATGGAATG AGATACTTGAGTTTGATGCTGCTGAAGAACCCCCCTCAGTGATAGATGTGGAGGTTTATGATTTTGATGGTCCATTTGACCAGGCTGCCTCACTTGGGCATGCAGAGATAAATTTCTTAAAGCACACATCCACAGAACTGGCAGACATCTGGGTTCCCCTTGAGGGAAAACGTGCTCAGTCCTCCCAGTCAAAGTTGCACCTCAGGATATTTTTGGACAATGACAATGGAGTTGAAACAATTAAAGATTACTTAACAAAGATGGAAAAGGAAGTTGGAAAGAAG TTGAACCTTCGGTCACCTCACAGAAATTCAACATTCCAAAAACATTTTGGATTACCACCTGAAGAATTTCTCATCAGTGATTTCTCGTGCTCCTTGAAAAGAAAGATGCCATTGCAG GGGCGCCTCTTCCTATCGGCAAGAATTGTTGGGTTTTATGCCAATTTGTTTGGACataaaaccaaaattttctttctttgggaGGACATCGACGATATTCAAGTACTTCCCCCATCTCTATCATCCGTGGGCAGCCCTCAGTTGCTTGTAGTTCTGCGTAAAGGTCGGGGTCTAGACGCCAGACAAGGTGCAAAGTCTCAAGATGAAGAAGGACGGCTTCGGTTCTATTTTATATCATTCGTCTCATTCAATGTAGCCAGTAG GACAATCATGGCTTTGTGGAGGACAAGAACTCTGACTCCAGACCAGAAAGCCCAAATTGCAGAAGAGCAGCAGGAAGAAGATGGAAAGTCAGTTTTGCTGGAAGACAATGGGTCCTGTTTGGTTATTGAAGATGCCAACATGTCTAGGGTGTACTCCGTCGAACTTGCTGTAGAT ATGAAATCACTGATGGAAATGTTTGAGGGAGCTGACTTGGAGTACAAAGTGATGGGCAAGTGTGGTTGCTTGAGTTATGTCTCGACGGCTTGGGAGCTTGTAAAGCCAGATGTGTTCGAAAGACGTATATGTTACAAATTTAACCGTCAGTTCTCAATCTTTGGTGGGGAAGTTACCTGCACACAGCAGAAAATTCCTCTTCCAAACGGAAAAAGGTGGATTGTAAATGAGGTTATGGCCCTACATGACATCCCATTCAGTGATCACTTCCGT GTTTATTTTAGGTACCAGTTAGAGAGCTCCGTTCTTGCCGCTCGGAATTCATGCAAATGCGACATTTATGTTGGTGTCATGTGGCTGAAAAGTAGCAAATTCGAACAGAGAATCACAAGAAACATAATTGAGAAGTTTACTCATCGGTTGAAGCACGTTCTTGAATTGGTGGAAAGAGAGATCTTATTAGCAAATGGTTCGATCTGA